The Serpentinimonas maccroryi genome has a segment encoding these proteins:
- the ahcY gene encoding adenosylhomocysteinase: MNAALKSPLLADCVIADIGLAEWGRKEIRIAETEMPGLMAIREEYAARQPLKGARITGSLHMTIQTAVLIETLQALGAQVRWASCNIFSTQDHAAAAIAASGTPVFAFKGETLEQYWDYTHRIFEFGPAGAEGEGPNMILDDGGDATLLMHLGKQAERHPEVLANPGSDEERILFAAIRAKLASDATWYSRKGAQIIGVTEETTTGVHRLKEMSAKGTLLFRAINVNDSVTKSKFDNLYGCRESLVDGIKRATDVMIAGKVAVVAGYGDVGKGSAQALRALSAQVWVTEIDPINALQAAMEGYRVVTMDYAAEHADIFVTATGNKGVITYEHMARMKDQAIVCNIGHFDNEIEVTELEARCQWDEVKPQVDHVIFPSGRRIILLAKGRLVNLGCGTGHPSFVMSSSFANQTIAQIELYGHPDGYDAGKVYVLPKHLDEKVARLHLKKVGAMLTELSDDQAAYIGVPKQGPYKPDSYRY; encoded by the coding sequence ATGAACGCTGCCTTGAAATCCCCCCTCCTCGCCGATTGCGTGATCGCCGACATCGGCCTTGCCGAATGGGGGCGCAAAGAAATCCGCATTGCCGAAACCGAAATGCCCGGCCTGATGGCCATACGCGAAGAATACGCCGCGCGCCAGCCGCTCAAGGGCGCGCGCATCACCGGCAGCCTGCACATGACGATCCAGACCGCCGTGCTGATCGAGACCCTGCAGGCGCTGGGCGCGCAGGTGCGTTGGGCCTCGTGCAACATCTTCAGCACCCAAGACCATGCCGCCGCCGCCATTGCCGCCAGTGGCACGCCGGTGTTTGCTTTCAAGGGCGAGACGCTGGAGCAGTACTGGGACTACACCCACCGCATTTTTGAGTTTGGCCCAGCGGGCGCCGAGGGCGAAGGCCCGAACATGATTCTCGACGACGGCGGCGACGCCACGCTGCTCATGCACTTGGGCAAGCAGGCCGAGCGCCACCCCGAGGTGCTGGCCAACCCCGGCAGCGACGAAGAGCGCATTCTGTTTGCCGCCATCCGCGCCAAGCTGGCCAGCGACGCCACCTGGTACAGCCGCAAGGGCGCGCAGATCATCGGCGTGACCGAAGAGACCACCACCGGCGTGCACCGGCTCAAGGAAATGTCGGCCAAGGGCACGCTGCTGTTTCGCGCCATCAACGTCAACGACTCGGTCACCAAGAGCAAGTTCGACAACCTCTACGGCTGCCGCGAGTCGCTGGTCGATGGCATCAAGCGCGCCACCGATGTGATGATCGCCGGCAAAGTGGCCGTGGTGGCCGGCTACGGCGACGTGGGCAAGGGCTCGGCGCAGGCGCTGCGCGCGCTCTCGGCCCAGGTGTGGGTGACCGAGATCGACCCCATCAACGCCCTGCAAGCCGCCATGGAAGGCTACCGTGTGGTGACCATGGACTACGCTGCCGAGCACGCCGACATTTTCGTCACCGCCACCGGCAACAAGGGCGTGATCACCTACGAGCACATGGCGCGCATGAAAGACCAAGCGATCGTGTGCAACATCGGCCACTTCGACAACGAGATCGAAGTCACCGAGCTCGAGGCCCGCTGCCAGTGGGATGAAGTCAAGCCACAGGTCGATCACGTGATCTTCCCCTCGGGGCGGCGCATCATTTTGCTGGCCAAGGGCCGGTTGGTGAACTTGGGCTGCGGCACCGGGCACCCGAGCTTCGTCATGTCGTCGAGCTTTGCCAACCAGACCATCGCCCAGATCGAGCTCTACGGCCACCCCGACGGCTACGACGCCGGCAAGGTCTATGTGCTGCCCAAGCACCTGGACGAAAAAGTGGCGCGCCTGCACCTGAAAAAAGT